In the Topomyia yanbarensis strain Yona2022 chromosome 3, ASM3024719v1, whole genome shotgun sequence genome, one interval contains:
- the LOC131690989 gene encoding SOX domain-containing protein dichaete — protein MINHSMASLTHPHYGFSLGGQMDMPLAGDYAPQPNHSPGSVDVKPRLSFPPTSLAGFQTHTPTHHGSQQTSPGQDGHIKRPMNAFMVWSRLQRRQIAKDNPKMHNSEISKRLGSEWKLLSEAQKRPFIDEAKRLRASHMKEHPDYKYRPRRKPKNPLANAANGLPLSMQQAGKATLGSSYPFPQLPPYFAPTHHLQQLEQHYSVPYFGGFDPLTLSKLHQSQQSMHNSSQSGLEAQKTQQMPPTSLSSFYSNIYSGISAAAAAAPLYAAHSNSLYNTSASSASPGSSPSASQQSSVLPDIENSMRRPVQVIY, from the coding sequence ATGATTAACCACAGTATGGCCAGTTTGACCCATCCGCACTATGGATTCTCGCTCGGAGGCCAGATGGATATGCCGCTGGCAGGAGATTACGCCCCACAGCCGAATCACAGcccaggaagtgttgatgtaaAGCCTCGCCTTAGCTTTCCACCGACTTCGCTTGCCGGGTTCCAAACCCACACGCCCACACACCATGGATCGCAGCAAACTTCTCCCGGACAGGACGGACACATCAAGCGTCCAATGAATGCCTTCATGGTTTGGTCTCGACTCCAGCGCCGTCAGATAGCTAAGGATAATCCAAAAATGCACAACTCAGAAATCTCCAAGCGCCTGGGATCAGAATGGAAGCTACTGTCCGAAGCTCAGAAGCGTCCGTTTATCGACGAAGCAAAACGACTTCGTGCCAGCCACATGAAGGAGCATCCAGACTACAAATACCGCCCACGTCGCAAACCGAAGAATCCGTTGGCCAACGCAGCGAACGGTCTACCGCTCAGTATGCAGCAAGCCGGCAAAGCTACCCTCGGATCATCCTATCCCTTCCCGCAACTCCCACCATACTTCGCACCGACTCATCATCTTCAGCAGCTGGAACAGCACTACTCAGTCCCATACTTTGGCGGATTTGACCCGCTGACCCTATCGAAACTGCACCAGTCACAGCAGAGTATGCATAACTCCTCACAGTCCGGCCTGGAAGCACAGAAAACCCAACAGATGCCACCGACCTCGCTGAGTTCGTTCTACTCCAACATCTACAGTGGAATCTCGGCAGCAGCCGCCGCCGCGCCACTGTACGCCGCTCATTCCAACAGCCTGTACAACACGTCCGCGTCATCCGCCTCGCCCGGATCCAGTCCCAGTGCATCGCAGCAGTCCAGCGTACTACCCGATATCGAAAACTCGATGCGACGGCCCGTGCAGGTCATCTACTGA